In Lascolabacillus massiliensis, a single genomic region encodes these proteins:
- a CDS encoding DUF3575 domain-containing protein, whose protein sequence is MKRLFLSIVILFVISSYSFSQSVGLKTNLVHWATTTPNLGLEFSFNRKVTIDIGVGYNPFVFKDNKKVQHWIVQPELRYWTCESFNGHFFGIHALIGEYNVGGVDVPLGRLKDLKEYRYQGYGYGGGLTYGYQWILSKRWNLEASLGAGYVYLDYDKYPCAKCGTLLESNNKNYFGVTKAAVSLIYLIK, encoded by the coding sequence ATGAAACGATTATTTCTTTCAATTGTAATCCTATTTGTTATCAGTTCCTACTCCTTTTCTCAAAGTGTAGGATTAAAGACAAATTTAGTCCATTGGGCAACCACCACACCAAACCTGGGACTTGAGTTTTCATTTAATAGAAAAGTCACTATAGATATAGGTGTTGGTTACAACCCATTTGTCTTCAAAGATAATAAAAAAGTACAACATTGGATTGTACAACCCGAACTTCGTTACTGGACATGTGAAAGCTTTAATGGTCACTTTTTTGGTATACATGCATTAATTGGTGAGTATAATGTAGGTGGAGTTGATGTACCACTTGGCAGATTAAAAGATCTGAAAGAGTACCGATATCAAGGTTACGGTTATGGAGGCGGTTTAACATATGGTTATCAATGGATATTATCTAAGCGATGGAACCTTGAAGCCAGTCTGGGTGCCGGGTATGTATACCTTGATTATGATAAATATCCATGTGCAAAATGTGGTACCTTATTAGAAAGCAACAACAAAAACTACTTTGGAGTTACCAAGGCAGCAGTATCCCTTATATATCTGATAAAATAA
- a CDS encoding DUF3868 domain-containing protein: MNKIIYIVIALMTITLPDVFGQEYYNDQLTIENLNISKEGDVINISMDVNLNNLKLNKNEMLIVTPVILSKETEDAKELEPFTVIGKLRNKVLQRSYNSIGKVVLNFPENSKVIRKNGTDQSIQYASSLPFDGWQRDAQFVLRTEVIGCADCLDNEPDMLLTDRLLPERFVPEYSYTYIVPDVEEVKQRSETYSAYLNYMVGRWNLLREYKNNATELKKVEDIIMELKNNPDLTISDFTITGYASPEGSSQSNLLLSQRRAESFAKFLETKYEYDVSQFTIKWAGEDWNGLKEAVAASGLANKNDIIEIINTVSDQDARDGRIIALDNGVTYKRLLNDFYPQLRRNDYNIAFVSRPFNVKEASEIIKTSPNLLSLNEMFHVANTFPADSEEFREVFVIAVNTFPESETANINVAVAELNNNNIDAALSRLEKMKDNPAAWNLLGVCYAQKGMNEQAVIYFNRAIDNGDEAASGNLKQLERYIKNN; the protein is encoded by the coding sequence ATGAATAAGATTATATATATAGTAATTGCATTGATGACCATCACATTACCCGATGTATTTGGTCAGGAATACTATAATGATCAACTGACAATAGAAAATCTCAACATCTCAAAAGAGGGTGATGTCATCAACATTTCAATGGATGTAAATCTAAACAACCTGAAGTTGAATAAAAATGAGATGTTAATAGTTACACCTGTAATTCTTTCAAAGGAAACAGAAGATGCTAAAGAACTGGAGCCTTTTACAGTAATAGGGAAACTTAGAAACAAGGTACTTCAAAGATCATACAACAGCATAGGAAAGGTAGTTCTCAATTTTCCAGAAAACAGTAAGGTTATTCGTAAAAACGGAACAGATCAATCTATTCAGTACGCCTCATCACTTCCATTTGATGGATGGCAGCGCGATGCACAGTTTGTGCTAAGAACTGAAGTAATTGGATGTGCCGATTGCCTGGATAATGAGCCAGATATGCTTTTGACAGATAGATTATTACCAGAGAGATTTGTTCCTGAATACAGCTACACTTATATCGTTCCTGATGTAGAAGAGGTAAAGCAGCGCAGTGAAACATACAGTGCATATCTAAACTATATGGTAGGACGATGGAATCTGCTTCGAGAGTATAAAAACAATGCAACTGAATTGAAGAAAGTTGAAGATATTATTATGGAGCTAAAAAATAATCCGGACCTAACAATATCAGATTTCACAATAACAGGTTATGCATCTCCCGAGGGATCAAGTCAGAGCAACCTTCTCTTATCTCAAAGAAGAGCAGAATCATTTGCCAAATTCTTAGAAACCAAGTATGAATACGATGTAAGTCAATTCACAATAAAATGGGCAGGAGAGGACTGGAATGGTTTAAAAGAAGCAGTTGCAGCATCTGGTTTAGCAAATAAGAACGATATAATTGAGATAATAAATACAGTCTCAGATCAGGATGCACGCGATGGAAGAATCATTGCACTAGATAATGGAGTAACCTATAAAAGGCTTCTGAACGATTTCTATCCACAACTCAGAAGAAACGATTACAATATTGCCTTTGTTTCCCGTCCTTTTAATGTAAAGGAAGCGTCTGAAATTATAAAAACAAGCCCCAACCTGCTAAGTCTTAACGAAATGTTCCATGTTGCCAACACATTCCCTGCAGATAGTGAAGAATTCAGAGAAGTGTTTGTGATTGCAGTCAACACATTTCCGGAAAGCGAAACAGCAAACATAAATGTAGCAGTAGCTGAACTAAACAACAATAATATAGATGCGGCACTCAGTCGACTTGAAAAAATGAAAGACAACCCTGCTGCCTGGAATTTACTTGGAGTATGTTATGCACAAAAGGGTATGAACGAGCAAGCTGTAATATACTTCAACAGAGCAATAGATAATGGCGATGAAGCTGCTTCAGGCAATTTGAAACAGTTAGAAAGATATATAAAAAACAATTAG